One window from the genome of Gimesia aquarii encodes:
- a CDS encoding response regulator yields the protein MSSEISLKNSKVLIADDNHQNCELLDAYLLDEGYETFMAYDGKETIEKVAEIEPDLILLDIMMPKLSGYEVCAQLKQNEETKDIPVLVVTALNEMGDIEKSVQAGCDDFLTKPVNRIELTTRVRSLLRVRHLTNERDRLLAYLAEVERTPNSTSSES from the coding sequence ATGTCGTCTGAAATCTCATTGAAGAATTCAAAAGTACTCATCGCTGATGATAATCATCAGAATTGCGAGCTATTAGACGCATATCTGCTGGATGAAGGTTATGAAACCTTCATGGCATATGACGGCAAAGAAACAATTGAGAAGGTCGCCGAAATTGAGCCTGATCTGATCTTACTGGATATCATGATGCCCAAACTAAGCGGCTATGAAGTTTGTGCACAGCTGAAACAAAATGAAGAGACCAAAGATATTCCCGTTCTGGTCGTCACGGCATTGAATGAAATGGGAGATATTGAAAAATCGGTGCAGGCTGGTTGTGATGATTTTTTAACCAAGCCTGTGAATCGAATTGAATTAACCACGCGCGTCCGTTCTCTATTGCGTGTCAGACATTTGACAAATGAGCGGGATCGATTGCTGGCTTACCTTGCGGAAGTGGAACGCACACCTAATTCCACTTCCAGTGAATCATAA